GGAATCCGGGATTCCTTGTCAACATCACTACGATCTCATTCAACAATCTGAGGATAGGAGATTCCAACATCGGAATGGAGCTCTATCAAACAAGCCTGAATGTTTCGAATGTTAGATTCACGGATTGCGGAGTAGGCCTTCTTGTGAGAGGATGCTCTTCTTGCAACATCAGTAGCTTTACTTTCAGCAATGTCGATAGTGGAGTACAAATCAATTCGTCTAGCGATTGCACAGTCTCCATGAACGACTTCACGGGATGCAATGACTACGGGCTATCCATAGATCCCGCCTCAGTAAACATTGTTGTTCGCGACAACGAGTTTGTTGAAATCAACACTGCGGCGGTCTACATCGCGTCGAGTGGAAATGAAATCTACATGAACGCGTTTGTGAACAATACATACCATATCGACGAAGCAGGATCTCTGAGCAATACGTATAACAACGGCACTTTCGGCAACTTCTACTTCGACTATGATGGAGTGGATGATGACGCTAGCTTGATAGGAGACACACCATACTCTTCTGCTATATCAGATGTTGACGATCCATTGCCAATGATAGTATATGGCTCACTTCCGACTCCGACCGGGTGGACCGTGGACAGGCTCACTATCGCGCTTAATACCAACTATACGATCACGGGTGATGTAGACGTTAATAGCAATCTCATGCTCTTTGATACTCGACTGTGGATGAACTCGTCAGAATCTGCAACCTATCTAACAATAACTGTCTATGATGGAGCGAGCTTGACTTCTCATGCTGCTACTATCAGAGCTGTGAATGCAAGCCATAGGTTCAAGCTTACAGCAAATGCGGGTTCAGCTATCTGGATTTACGATACACAGCTAATCTATCAGCATTGGTTGCTGTCGCGAACAACGGACATAGTCGTACTGAATACAACCTTCACAAATGTATATGACGGGATTGCTCTTTTGGGTGGTGGAACAGGAAATATTACCCTTAGGAACTGCACCGTCAATTCAGCGGAACATCATGCACTCTTCATAGATCAATACAGCAACATCACAATCCGCGATTGGGTCTTCGATTCTGTTTACATCGCGATATATCTCGATCAATCAGCAGACATCTACATAGAAAACATACTGGTTCATGGATGCACACATGGGATCCGTTACGAGGATACTTCAGGTGTGGTGGGTGTAAGCAATTCAGATTTCTATGAAGCTGGCTATGTTATCACGGGAAATATCGATCGGTCTGGCCCTGCTGAGAAGCTGTTAGTAGACGGCATTAACGCCTATAAGACCGAGACCATGGGTATCAATTGTTATTACGTAAACAATGCAACAGTACTCAATTCTCACATTGAGATGAATGGTGCCGGGCGAGCCTATCACTTCGACTGGCAGACGACAGAGTATCTTCTGTGGAATTCCTATGCCTTCAACGGGACCTATGGTGCTTATGTCGATGATTACTCAAATGGAACTATCAATGAATGTGACTTCTATAACTTCACGACCGGCGTAAGCCTAAGTGACGTTGTCATGCCTGCGAACCTTAGTCTGGTTGGCAATCTATTCTATGGTTGCGACACTGGACTCCTTGGAAGTGGGAGTGTTGCCATCGGATCGAGCGCCAATACTTTCAGATACTGCGGTAAAGCAATCGATGCTGTTGACTCAAGTTGGAGTAGTTTCCAAAACAACGAGTTCTTTGACTCAAACTATGGAATCTATACAACTAACGACAATTTCCAGTACTGTCAGATAGCCGGAAACTCTTACATTGATACTAATTATCCCATCTACATGAACGGAGACCAAGACAGCTTCCAAATTGAAAATGAAACGATGCAGAATTGCATTGATGGTATAACCCTGTATGGTACTTACAATGAGTATGTTGGTATAGACAACATAACCATGAGCGGAGTAGCCGGAAATGCAATCTATCTGAGGTTCTGTAACAATGTTCTGCTATCAAACCTAACCTTTGATAATTTCACCTATGGAGTGTTCATGAAACGTGAAGCACTAAATGTGGTCATGAATGCGAGTAGCTTCACGAATGGAGATTGGGCAGTCCATCTGGAAGACCCCTCTCTAACTATGAGAGATTGCACAATATCTGGTATGACTTCGGGCGCCTTTGAATATGCAGATCTTTGGTCCCCTGATTTGTATCTCGATATTGATACCAGCAATACGCTCGAAGGACTACCAATCTACTCCTACTTCAACGTATCAGATTCAGTCATATACGGCCATGAAACATACTCTTTGTCGGTCATCAAATCAAGCAACGTTACTTTGGCAGAATTCGAAGTACAGGAAATGGATGACCTTCTCATTTTCGATTCCACAAATGTGACTATGTCCAACTCTAGTATCTATGCGGACATTTCCGTGGAAGGCAGCAATTACACTTTCATCGGAAACGTTTTCGACAATGTTACTGTCGATTTCATCAATACGATGGATAACGTGACCTTCACGCTGAATGCCTTTCTTACTGACTATGACTTTTTGAACGAATGGCAAGCAAACGATTTCTACTTGAATGGCTCAGAATATGGCAACTACTGGTACGATTATTCAGGTACGGACTCAGATGATGATGGCATCGGTGACACTCCTTTCGATGTTACAAGTGCGGGTGAGACTGACTATTACCCATTAATGACTAACCCTCTGGAATACTCGGTTACGATAAGCATATACGCCCCTCTCGATGGTGTTACCCTTCAAGGAATCACGAGTGTTTCAGTCAATGTTGATGTTGATGCCGGGTTCTACTATGAAGGTTCTACTACGGTATCCACAATAATCACCGTAGATGGTTCAGAGATAGGAAGTGGCGGTGAAGGAGATATAGAATTCAGCTGGAACACTACTGAGCATGACGATGGTCCTTACACCCTCAGGGTGACCGCTACTGTTAACGCTGTTGAAGACTTCACAGAGGAAATCTCAATCACGCTTGACAATACCGGACCCACTTTGGATCCCGAAATAGAAGATGGCAAGGCAACAGATGATAGCAGCCCAAGCTGGCGAGTAGATGCTACGGATGAGCTTTCAAACTTGGCTTGGATTGCTGTCTATCTGGACGGATCGGAAGTATCGAATGAAACAGCGTCTGGTCAAAGCGATTACCTTGATTTCACTCTTAGTTTGACCGAGGAGAGAAGCTACGAGCTTTGCCTATGCTCGATGGACGAGGTCGGAAATATAGGCATGGTTAATCTGACCATCTACTACGACATAACCGCCCCTGATCTTTCCTCACCTTCAGATTTCAGCTATGAAGAGGGTGCTACGGGGAACGCCATTACTTGGACTGCAAGCGATCTGACACCTAGCCATTACAATGTTACTGTGGATGGAAGTCCATGGACCAACGGCGATTGGAATGGCTCTGACATCGAGATCAATGTGGATGGTCTTGATGTCGGATTCAACACAGTACGCATTGAGGTGCACGACCAGGCTGGCAACTATGCAATAGATGAAGTAGAAGTGACCGTTACCGTAGCAGGTGCACCTAGCATTGACCATCCTGCAGATATCGAGTATGATGAAGGTTCAACAGGGCATAGTATAACCTGGAACCCGGATGACGTCAGTCCAGATTCATATGTTGTGTTTCGAAATGGATCAGAAGAAGAATCCGGCAATTGGGATGGTTCATCAATAACAGTGCCAGTAGATGGCCTTGGATTAGGAGTGTACAATTTCACAATAGTGGTTAACAATACAGGTGGCTATTCAGTAGCGGACATTGTTTTCGTGACAGTAGTAGATGGTACTCCTCCCACAATCAATGAGCCGGGAGATATCTGGTTTGATGAAGGTGATTCCGGGTGGTCCATATCGTGGAATCCTGATGATGACCACCCCGCAAGCTATGAGATCTTCAGAAACGGAACACTAGTGAAGTCGGGAGCATGGAATTCCACAGAGGAAACCATCACTATCTCCCTTGAAGGCCTCAGTGGCGGCGTCTACAATTACACTGCAGTTGTGTATGATGTTGGCACAAACAGCGTATCGGATGATGTAATTGTTCATGTGATACCAGACACCGATCCGCCAGTAATTCCTGATCCTCCGGCAGATATCAACTTCCAAGAAGGGCAGACTGGAATAGAGATCTCTTGGCATGCCTCTGATGCCAATCCGGCAAGCTACGTCATATTCAGAAATGGTAGTCAGATTAAAGCAGGCGCTTGGAATTCGTCATCTGAGCCTATCACCATCTCTCTTGATGGTTTGGAAGATGGCATCTGGAACTACACCGTGATTCTGAAGGATATCCATGACCAATCGGTAAGCGATACCGTCATCGTTACTGTGAATCCTTCAACCACAACTACAACGACAACAACTACTGGAACCACCGAGACAACCACATCAACTACAACCACAGGACCACCTCCTGCACCCTTGCCGATTGAAATCATCATAGCAATCGTTGGAGCAGTTGGAGCCATTGTGGTTGTTATAGTGATAGTCGTTATGAAGAAGCGGAAGTAGCCACGCTTTGCGCACCGGCGAATGCTGTAACATGGCGGATGGATAGGAAGATGCGTTGTGTTCTGGGTGGAGCCTAGGTAGAAGGCTCCACAGGATATTCCTCGCCCACTGTCGTTCCTGATTCTGTCACACAGCAGCGAAGTGCGCTCTAGATTTATTGGAAAATTTTTACGGTATTTGACGGCTATTCTCGGGAAGCAATGGAACTGTCAAAACCAGAACATTCGGGCATCCGACTAATCTTCCAGTTTATCATGATAATCTTTCAATGAGTGGCGGCTATTACTTCCTTTGAACATCTACTCACTGTAGAGCCAAATTTCGGAGCTGGCACAGATGCCATGCTTATTTTTCTAATATCCTTCATATTGTTCGTGTTTGTGCATGCACCCTACAGAGTGATTGACGCAATTCTAACACGGGGCGCCGCCAGAAATGTTGAAAGTGAATGAAGGAGCCACGAAAAAAATCTCTATTCAGTCGTCAATTGGTAACCCTAGTTACTGTGTTTGTTCCTCTGAATATGCGCCAGGGATCATCATGAAACCGTTATGGTCTTCTAAAATCGGGATATAGGCTCTATGAGCGCCTTTTATTTTACTGAATAAGTTTAAATCCCATTAAATTGCATATTGTGAATTGAAGTGACAAGTTTTACACCAGCTAAGCTATCCTAGTTGGTAGTGCGGAGCCATACGTTATCTATGATGCGTCTAGGATGCTCAAGCAAGTCGGTTAGTCTTGTCTCTCAATTTACAATCAAAAATCATAAGTTGTAAGATTCGTATTCTTTGATGAATTCATGCTTGTTCAAAACGCGCGCAGAAATTTTGGAATAGGAAGAGATTATGTGAATGAAGAGCCGCCTGATTCAACTATGCAGGATAATTGTAAGTCTCTAGAAATCCTTTCAGGTACTGCAGAGAAGGGTCTAGGAGCGTTGCATATTGTTGCAGGAATTTCTCTTTCGATTGCTCAGCTGATGATTCGACCATGGCACTGGTTTGTTGATTTCGGGTTGATTATGCCCTATTCGCTGGTGATTTTGGGAATAGTCTGTTTCATTCTTCCTGGTCGGGAATGGTTCAAGGAAACGTTGCTGCCCCGAGTGGAAGAAGGTTTTCTGCTAACGCCATCGGATCGGGAGCGGTATATGAGCTTCGGACGAACATTGAACCTAACGATAATCTGTTTTGGATGGGCATGGGCCATCTTATGTCAAGCGGGATGGACCTCTCTTTTCTATCTCGCTATGACTTTCCCTGGTCCATTCAACATTATTGGGAAGGTCATTGCTGAGCTAACTTTTCTTGGCATTTTTGCTGTCTATCCTGGAGGGCTTTTTTTGGCATTTTCACCCCTGGAAAATACCTTGATAGAGCATCACTTTGATGATATTCGGCCAATCCATGAGAAAGCCAATGCTATTGCCATGGAGAATATGAGATCTTAGAAAACAACCGTAAATGGTAATTTAAGATTCAATTCGAAGACCCTTTTGTGAGGACATATGCAAAAGATACACAAGTGAGGTATTGGACTAAATCATGCATCCCCGAGAGGTGATGCAGTTCATGCATTGCTGAGTGTCATTGTCGTTTTCAATGCAAGAGTCATGGACCGAGCATTATCGGAAACCGAGAGACATCTACGATGGCGAAAACGAAGATTGATTACGTAATAGGAGAAGCTTCTGTAACTCGAAATGGAAACAAAGAACGACTGGATGTTGACATAGGTTCGGAAGATAGCTGGTTCACGATTAGGGATGGTGACATGCTCGAAACTGAATCGGATAGCTACGTAGTTCATATACAAGAGTATGGACGTTCGAGTGGAACAAACAGAATTGGTGTTGGCCCTAATACGAAATTGGCTATGAAAATCAGTGGCGGAGTTATTGAGCAAATTAACCTGGAACACGGTCACTTAACATTAACTGCAAACGTGCCGGTTGCTACATCTTTAGCCACCGTGAAATGTGCGGCAGACAAATCAAAATATGCTGATGAATCTCTTTCTGTAATTCGTTTTGCAGACGAACAAATGGAAGTTGCTAACTTGGGAGGCGCACCATTGAAAGTACAGAACAATATGTCCGGAGAAACAATTTCCGTCACAGCCAATACTGCTGGGGACTATGTATATGAACAACTAACAGTATCCTCTAATGGAAGCAAACTGGACGGAATTACCCCTGAAATGAAATCTGTATTCAACAAAATCGAGGATCAGCTAGCAACCGAAAAAAGGGAGAAGCTGATGAAGGCTATGGGAGCTGATAACGCTGGCAAGCGCTACGTTCAAGGAATGGAAAAAATGATTGCCAATATGCGTCAGGATATTGAGGAACTTGAGAAGGAAGGGGGGGCTCCAAAGGAGCTGAAGCGGGGTGTTAAGAAGCTGGAGATGCAGTTGAGTGACGCTAAGAAGGAGCTCAGAGAGAAGGAAATGCAGAAACAGCAAGAAGCGGTTAAGAAGAAGGAACATGATGAGTGGGAGAAGAAGTTTGAGGCTCGCGAAAAGCAATTCGAACGAGACCTCGAAAAAATGGCCACAGAGGTGGATTCACAGAGTTCTAGTACTCCCACAGATGGCTTGACAGACTTAGAAAGGAAAATACAGCAAGCAGGAGCAGAGATTGACACAGAGGAAGACAGCGGTGGCTTAGATTCTGACTTCAGTGATCTTGAGAAGAAAATTGAAGCTGCGGGCAAAGAACTCGACGAAGATGAGTAATGAAACTTGATATCTCATCTCTGTTAATGCAAATACAAATATGCAATGTACCTACGGAGAACCTCAGCCTCGTTGGACTGATATACCACTCTATCTGTGCCATTGAGGGTTGCATTTCATTTCATGGAGCCTGAATTAGTAGTGATTATTGAGAGTTTCGTCTTAGCTCTAGTTACCGTATCCGCAACGGAGCTTGCTGACAAAACGATGCTTGTTGCAGTCTGTTTTGGAGCCGAACAACAGAATAACGGGAGGATTCTATTGGCTGTCGTCTCAGCTCTGATGGTTTCAACCTTTTTCGCCACAGTGCTTGGTAGTGGTTTGCGAGCCATTATACCGATAGATTGGTTGACATACATTTCCGGCGTGTTGTTCATCGTACTCGGCATCCATTCGATTTTCTTTCGAGATGATGAGGAAGAGATTACTTGTGCATCCGATGCTCAATTAGGAACCATGTTTTCAACGGTTCTGGTTTCAGAATTAGGTGATAAGAGTCAACTCGCAATTCTGGGTTTGGCTGTTGACTCTTTATTCCCGGTTGCTGTCTTTGCTGGTGCTGTTACAGCCTTCATCGTTGTCACTGTACTGTCAATTGGTATCGGTTCCACGCTTGGTACATTTAGTGAGAAACGCACTATTCACAGGATTGTAGGTGTGATTTTCGCAGTTGTTGGTCTACTTGTCTTATTTGGAATTCTATGAGATTCGGTGCCAATAGCAGCATTGTTTTGCCTGAGCTTGAGTTTGGAAAGCGCCAAGAAACGATTGAAACAAAAAGGGGTGTTTTGCTTCAAATAGAGGCGAACACCATGCGTAACCAGACATCATTCGCGCTTTGTATCATCGGTGGATTTCTCTTGATTATAGCGGGTTATACACAAGGAGTATCCACGATTCATTTGATCTACAATTTTACACACTCAATACCTGCGCTGTCGTCGTTCTATTGGCTAATCGACTTGGTGTTGTATATTCTCTGGATTATCGCTTTGGCCGGGGGATTTGCTGTGATTTTTGGTGGCTATCTCCTTACCACTTCTCATGTCCTCGCTGGCAAATTCATTATAGCTATTGCATCTGGTTTTGGTCTATTCAGCTTGATAATCACGATAATTCATGCGTTGATTGTCTTTGGATTGGCAGGGCTTTTGGTACTAGCCTGGCTGATAATGAATTCAGCATGGGCATTGGGATTGGTTTTGACTATCGTTGCTCGGGAGAAAGCTTAGTAGAACCATTTTGTTTTTCTATTTTCATAAGGACTTGCTGGGTATAACACCACTTTCTGAAAAATTCAGCACGGGTTATCTAGAGAACGTTGCCAGATTTATGTCCATGTCTCTTTTGAAGATTGAAAATCTTAGCTGGATTCTGTGTCCAGATAAAGACAAGTACGTCATAGGGGGCCTTTGTCAGTGAAGGGATATCACGTTCTTGTTTTCTCTGATCCCTGCTTGCCGAAGTTGACCTTGTTCCAGATTCGCTCGTGTAGGAAGTAGAGTGGCATTCGAATGCCGACATCGGCAATACCTACTCCTAGTGTGAAATCCAGTCTGCCTGTTACAAGGAAAATTACCATCATAATTGATGCAGTGGCAAGGATTCGCCAGCTGAAAGTCTTTACAACACTTCTATGCTTACATTCTTCGAGTTCGGCTGTAGCCATGAGAGGAATTCCTACTGGCTTTACATTCTATATTATCATATTTGATATATTAAAACAACCTAGCTCGTATCAGTTGTCTTCTGGCAAAGCAAGATGTAGTCGCTAGAATATGGAAGGCCTTTCAACCGATAGCGACTTATTGCACCGCTGGGAAATAGAAGATACTTCGGCGGATGATCACCATTGATAGTAACAGTAACAGGAGTCGTAATCCTAGCATTAGGCATCCTTTCGTTGGCTCTAACGTTCTACGGAGGCTGGATTGCTGCTTCGATTACAGAGGATTCAGAAATCGAGACCGAATACAGGTCTGAACACCTCTACTACCTGCTTTCCATGATTGGCCTCATTGTCTTGGTCACACGGCTTTTCAATGTGCCTTTGTTCTTCTGGCTGTTACAATCGTTAGTTCCATTCCTACCTGGTGCCATGTGCGCATATGGAGTGGTGAACGCCGGCTATCCTTTCTCCACAATGGCACTCCTGTCCAAACTAATCCTACCACTGTTTTACGGAGTTTGGTTGACCGTTGATTTGGCAAATCGAAGGCAGCCGCGAATTCCACTGATGAGGACATTGGCTAGAACTTTTCTGGTAGTTCTACTCCCGTTGGTTCTATTCGATAGCGCCATGGATTTGGTTTTCGTAATCACACTGCAACCGATTGATGTGCCTTGTTGTTCTAGTGTGTACGATGTCAATCCTCCCTTCTCTCCATCATCGCTCTTTGGACCCGTGGTAAGCTTTGTAATAATGGCATTGACAGTCATCTTGGCTCTCGCTCTGTCTGCTTTGCAATGGCAGCGGAAGGATTCCAACCTAGTGCGATTTGGCACTGTTGTGCTTTCGGGAATAGTGGCTATTCTGTATGTTCTGGCCATTCATGATGTCTTGGCACCTCTTTCTCTTGGCCTTGCTACTCACCATTGTCCATACTGTCTGTTCCAGGAGTTTCCTGATACAGCGCTTTTTGCAGGTGTCTTCTGGCTTGGAATAGCAGCCTCTGTGTGGAGAGTGATTCTGGAGATTACTTGGAAACGAAATGGACTTAATGGAAAACATATAGAGACCATAGCCTTGGCTTTGCGAAAGATTTCATCTGTAGCCCTACTATTTAGCATGGTATCAGCAGTCTCACATATCATGCTGGCTCTATAGGACTCTCTGATACGATAACCACCTTTCCGTTTATTTTGGTAACAAGCAAGGACTGATATATGGCCCCCAAATCCAAACCGACGAGAACCATGCCAAAAATCGCAAGAGGCCTAGCGGATATTCCTCAGAAAACCATCTACGTGTTGCTAAAGCTAGCTGAAGAAGGAGATATTGTTAGTCTTGGTGTCGGGGAACCCGATCTCGATGCACCTCCAGCGGCAATCAATGCAGCAACCAATGCTCTCGAATCCGGAAGAACCCATTACTCACCCGACCCGGGTCTGTTTGAACTAAGGGAAGCAGTTCGAAAGAAAACCGTACGGGACAGCGGATTTGATTTTGATCCTGAACGCGAGATTATTATCACACCGGGGGCAAGTGCAGCGCTTTTTGGTGTGTTGCTTGCCACAGTCGAACAGGGTGATGAGGTCATCATTCCGAGTCCGGGATATCTCGCTTATGAACCAGTGGTGCAGTTTACAGGTGCCACTCCCATTATTGTTTCTTCAAATGAAAGTAATGGCTTCATACCCGAAGCTGACACGCTAAAGGATGCCGTAACTGAAAATACAGCAGGTATGATTATCTGCACTCCCAACAACCCGACTGGAATGATGTGGAACAGGGAATCACTGGAGCTTGTGAGAGACCTAGCAATAGATAATGACTTCTATGTGTACTCGGACGAGCTTTATTCCAACATAGTCTTTGATGATAATGAACATGTAAGCATCGCTTCACTTAATGGCATGGATAAGCGCGCGGTAACCATTAGCGGCATGTCAAAGAACTACTCTATGACCGGGTTCAGGATCGGTTGGGTA
This is a stretch of genomic DNA from Candidatus Lokiarchaeota archaeon. It encodes these proteins:
- a CDS encoding aminotransferase class I/II-fold pyridoxal phosphate-dependent enzyme, with amino-acid sequence MAPKSKPTRTMPKIARGLADIPQKTIYVLLKLAEEGDIVSLGVGEPDLDAPPAAINAATNALESGRTHYSPDPGLFELREAVRKKTVRDSGFDFDPEREIIITPGASAALFGVLLATVEQGDEVIIPSPGYLAYEPVVQFTGATPIIVSSNESNGFIPEADTLKDAVTENTAGMIICTPNNPTGMMWNRESLELVRDLAIDNDFYVYSDELYSNIVFDDNEHVSIASLNGMDKRAVTISGMSKNYSMTGFRIGWVIGSESVISAYRKIHQYTAIAASTPSQIASIAALEDSGDYVDAMVTEYERRRKLLLQRFANDIPLIRAVKPDGSFYMMVCVAELVEKHMDDMIAFLKSEENRCLYDKFPQAARDWVHEGRSGSKITVLYLLCKAGVLTGPGIAFGESAENYLRISFGQSYPLIEEALNRMEQTLSEWK
- a CDS encoding DUF2061 domain-containing protein, which codes for MATAELEECKHRSVVKTFSWRILATASIMMVIFLVTGRLDFTLGVGIADVGIRMPLYFLHERIWNKVNFGKQGSEKTRT